Proteins encoded together in one Acipenser ruthenus chromosome 40, fAciRut3.2 maternal haplotype, whole genome shotgun sequence window:
- the LOC117416249 gene encoding A disintegrin and metalloproteinase with thrombospondin motifs 8, which produces MRFKELFASFFLFSITLAFSGELFESEEVKPVRMSSRNSGRFWKRSEDLPTFRLSAFGRDFVLHLVPDDSFLAPQFKIQRITAKHPHPSDILTSVNETEGVEAYLRRCFYSGTVDSNQDSVVAVSLCQGIQGSFLSDGDEYLIEPKATGNGKKSATQLHLIKRRAFTNTSTGSKITFDEMGEESSQADSSESGLSPEVLDAHSHSRHKRFVSEARFVETLLVADSSMARFYGEDIKHYILTLISVAARMYKHPSIKNSVNLVVVKVLIVEDEEVGPAVSSNGGLTLRNFCAWQRHFNPPSDRHPEHYDTALLFTRQDICGHQSCDTLGVADVGTMCDPNRSCSVIEDDGLQASFTTAHELGHVLSMPHDDSKTCEKLFGDLGKHHMMAPLFIHLNKTLPWSPCSAMYITEFFDNGHGDCLLDAPAKTMPLPTGLPGLSYDLDRQCQQVFGEEFLHCPNTADSDVCSQLWCRVEGQPLCTTKNGSLPWADGTACGKDRLCFNNECVEKEQLMKPKTEIDGNWGAWGEWGDCSRTCGGGVQFSYRECNDPGPQNGGKYCEGQRVKYLSCNIQECPDDNGKSFREEQCEKYNSVSYLDMDGNVKQWIPKYAGVSPRDRCKLFCRARGSSEFKVFEPKVIDGTPCGPDTTSICVQGQCIKAGCDLIIGSNKKLDKCGVCGENGSTCRKITGSLNKARYGYNDIVTIPAGATNIDVKQRSHRGIKHDGNYLAVKSEDGRYILNGNFSVSTVEQDIPVNGAVLKYSGSSTTLERVQSFHTLRQPLTVQLLAMAGEMSPPKVKYTFFIPKDVSFSKPKGKKPSLHIVQPIGLSDWILGEWSECSKSCGSGWLRRNVECRDASGQLSYECDRALKPEDIRPCADLPCPIWQMGPWSSCSRTCGQGERRRSIFCIDYTGKTVEAEKCDPSKQPQPVTGDCVYDEC; this is translated from the exons TAGTGACATTTTGACAAGTGTCAACGAAACGGAAGGAGTCGAAGCCTATCTCAGACGCTGCTTCTACTCGGGTACCGTGGACTCCAACCAAGACTCCGTGGTGGCTGTCAGCCTGTGCCAGGGAATCCAAGGTTCGTTTTTAAGCGACGGAGATGAGTATTTGATTGAGCCCAAAGCCACTGGCAACGGAAAGAAGTCGGCCACGCAGCTCCATCTAATCAAAAGAAGGGCTTTCACTAACACGTCGACTGGATCCAAGATCACCTTCGATGAAATGGGGGAAGAGAGTTCCCAGGCAGACTCTTCAGAAAGTGGGCTGTCTCCGGAGGTGTTGGATGCGCATTCGCACTCCAGGCACAAGCGCTTTGTGTCGGAGGCTCGATTTGTCGAGACCTTATTGGTGGCTGACTCTTCAATGGCTCGTTTTTATGGCGAAGACATCAAG CACTATATTCTGACGCTGATCTCAGTGGCAGCTCGGATGTACAAACACCCCAGCATCAAGAACTCAGTGAATCTGGTGGTGGTGAAGGTGCTGATCGTGGAAGATGAGGAGGTGGGACCAGCCGTTTCCAGCAATGGTGGGCTGACGCTACGCAACTTCTGTGCCTGGCAGCGGCATTTCAATCCACCGAGCGACCGGCACCCAGAGCACTACGATACTGCCCTGCTCTTCACCAGACAG GATATTTGTGGACACCAGAGTTGTGATACGTTGGGGGTCGCAGACGTGGGGACCATGTGTGATCCAAACAGGAGCTGCTCAGTGATTGAAGACGATGGGCTCCAGGCTTCCTTCACAACAGCCCATGAACTAG GTCACGTGCTCAGCATGCCACACGACGATTCCAAGACTTGCGAGAAGCTCTTTGGTGACCTAGGGAAGCATCACATGATGGCTCCTCTATTTATCCACCTCAACAAGACCCTGCCCTGGTCTCCGTGCAGCGCCATGTACATCACAGAGTTCTTCGACAATGGACACG GAGACTGCCTGCTTGATGCCCCAGCTAAAACGATGCCCTTGCCCACTGGCTTGCCAGGCCTGTCGTACGATTTGGACCGGCAGTGCCAGCAGGTGTTTGGGGAGGAGTTCCTGCACTGTCCCAACACCGCAGACTCTGATGTCtgctcccagctttggtgcagaGTTGAGGGGCAGCCACTCTGTACCACAAAGAACGGCAGCTTACCCTGGGCTGACGGGACCGCATGTGGAAAGGACAGACTCTGCTTTAACAATGAGTGTGTGGAGAAAGAACAGCTCATGAAACCAAAG ACTGAAATCGATGGAAACTGGGGTGCCTGGGGAGAGTGGGGAGATTGTTCCAGAACATGCGGTGGAGGAGTTCAGTTCTCCTACAGGGAGTGCAATGATCCTGGTCCCCAAAATGGTGGGAAGTACTGCGAGGGGCAAAGAGTCAAGTACCTGTCCTGCAATATCCAAGAATGCCCCGATGATAACG GGAAGAGCTTCCGGGAAGAGCAGTGTGAGAAATACAACAGCGTTAGTTACCTTGACATGGACGGGAATGTCAAGCAGTGGATACCGAAGTATGCCGGGGTGTCGCCGAGAGACAGGTGCAAGCTGTTCTGCAGGGCAAGAGGCAGCAGTGAATTCAAAGTGTTTGAACCAAAG GTTATTGATGGCACGCCATGTGGCCCAGACACCACGTCCATCTGTGTTCAAGGCCAGTGCATCAAAGCAGGCTGTGATCTCATCATAGGGTCAAACAAGAAACTGGACAAATGTGGGGTGTGTGGAGAGAATGGGTCCACATGCAGAAAAATAACAGGCTCCTTGAATAAGGCCAG GTATGGCTACAATGACATTGTAACAATCCCTGCTGGTGCCACCAACATTGACGTCAAACAGCGAAGTCACCGTGGTATCAAACATGACGGCAACTACCTGGCGGTGAAGTCAGAGGACGGGCGCTACATCCTGAACGGAAACTTCTCCGTGTCAACAGTGGAGCAGGACATCCCTGTGAACGGGGCAGTGCTGAAGTACAGCGGCTCCTCCACCACCCTGGAGCGTGTCCAGAGCTTCCACACACTCCGCCAGCCTCTCACAGTGCAGCTGCTGGCCATGGCGGGGGAGATGTCCCCTCCCAAAGTCAAGTACACCTTCTTCATCCCAAAGGATGTCTCCTTCAGCAAGCCCAAAGGAAAGAAACCTTCCTTGCACATCGTCCAGCCAATCGGATTATCCGACTGGATCCTGGGGGAGTGGTCAGAATGTTCCAAAAGCTGCGGCTCCGGTTGGCTGAGGAGGAATGTGGAATGCAGGGATGCCAGTGGGCAGCTCTCCTATGAATGTGACAGAGCCCTGAAGCCAGAGGACATCAGACCTTGCGCCGATCTCCCGTGTCCCATCTGGCAAATGGGCCCGTGGTCTTCCTGCTCACGAACTTGTGGCCAGGGAGAGCGCAGGCGGAGCATCTTCTGTATTGACTACACTGGGAAAACAGTGGAGGCAGAAAAGTGCGATCCTTCAAAGCAGCCCCAGCCGGTCACAGGGGACTGTGTTTACGACGAGTGCTGA
- the LOC117397201 gene encoding zinc finger and BTB domain-containing protein 44-like isoform X1 — protein MGVKTFTHSSPTHSQEMLGKLNMLRNEGHFCDVTIRVQDKVFMAHKVVLASCSEFFRTKLVGKLQEEDKCVLDLNHVTVSGFTPLLEYAYTSTLTLNTENIIDVLAAASYMQMFTVASTCSEFMKSSILWNSANNTQQEKPQESAPENSTNCTFTPQDGSVSPVSSECSVIERTIPVCRESRRKRKSYIMMSPESPLKCSMQNTSPQIQNATTSFTETQSHPMDSSLAFPWTFPFGIDRRFQSEKPKQAESPRSLEQAGPSDVTRRLDDYLSCEGTKAISPLVAEEDVHVKVERLSDEEVPEEVSQPVSASQSSLSDQQTVPGSEQVHEDLLISPQSSSIGSVDEGVSEGLPSLQSTSNAGGHGDDDERLESVQYPYHLYITPSTRPSTNGPDRPFQCPTCGVRFTRIQNLKQHMLIHSGIKPFQCDRCGKKFTRAYSLKMHRLKHEGKRCFRCQICSATFTSFGEYKHHMRVSRHIIRKPRIYECKTCGAMFTNSGNLIVHLRSLNHEASELANYFQSSDFLVPDYLNQVQEEALGQYELGDHHFESNPSIQMPVISQVSSTQNCESTFPLASLGGLGDKEEEEEEDEEEELPEEPKAIEETEKDPQKKELASITIE, from the exons ATGGGTGTCAAAACATTTACCCATAGTTCTCCCACCCACAGCCAGGAGATGCTGGGCAAGCTGAACATGCTGCGGAATGAGGGgcatttctgtgacgtcaccatcCGTGTCCAAGACAAAGTCTTCATGGCACACAAGGTCGTCCTGGCGTCCTGCAGTGAATTCTTCCGCACCAAACTCGTGGGCAAACTACAAGAGGAGGATAAATGCGTCCTGGACTTGAATCATGTGACAGTGAGTGGCTTCACGCCACTACTGGAGTACGCCTACACGTCTACCCTCACTTTAAACACAGAGAACATCATTGATGTTCTGGCAGCTGCCAGCTACATGCAGATGTTTACTGTAGCCAGTACCTGTTCAGAGTTCATGAAATCAAGTATCCTTTGGAACAGTGCGAACaacacacagcaggagaagcCACAGGAGTCTGCCCCGGAGAACTCCACAAACTGCACCTTCACTCCCCAGGATGGCAGCGTGTCCCCAGTCTCCTCTGAGTGCAGCGTTATAGAGAGAACCATACCCGTATGCCGGGAGTCTCGCAGAAAACGCAAAAGCTACATCATGATGTCGCCCGAGAGCCCCCTTAAATGCAGTATGCAAAACACTTCCCCTCAGATTCAAAACGCTACAACCTCCTTCACAGAGACGCAGTCCCATCCTATGGACTCATCGTTGGCTTTTCCTTGGACTTTCCCCTTTGGGATTGATAGGAGGTTCCAGTCAGAGAAACCCAAGCAGGCTGAGAGCCCCAGGAGCTTGGAACAGGCTGGTCCATCAGATGTGACCAGAAGGCTGGATGACTATCTGAGCTGTGAGGGCACAAAAGCCATTTCCCCACTGGTGGCCGAGGAGGACGTCCATGTGAAGGTTGAGAGACTAAGTGATGAAGAAGTGCCCGAGGAAGTCTCTCAGCCAGTCAGTGCTTCACAGAGTTCGCTGAGCGATCAGCAGACTGTGCCAGGAAGTGAGCAAGTCCATGAAGATCTTTTAATTAGCCCACAGTCTTCCTCGATTG GTTCAGTCGATGAAGGAGTCTCAGAGGGGTTACCGTCACTTCAGAGTACTTCAAATGCTGGAGGCCATGGAGATGATGATGAAAG GCTCGAAAGTGTACAGTATCCCTATCACCTGTATATAACCCCATCTACGAGACCTAGCACAAATGGCCCTGACAGACCTTTTCAGTGCCCTACGTGTGGAGTCAGGTTTACACGCATCCAGAACTTGAAACAACACATGCTTATCCACTCTG GCATTAAACCTTTCCAGTGTGATCGCTGTGGGAAAAAGTTCACTCGGGCATACTCCTTAAAGATGCATCGCCTGAAGCACGAAGGTAAACGCTGTTTCCGGTGCCAGATATGTAGCGCCACTTTCACTTCCTTCGGTGAATATAAGCACCACATGCGGGTGTCCCGGCACATTATCCGCAAGCCGAGGATTTACGAGTGCAAAACGTGCGGCGCCATGTTCACCAACTCTGGAAATTTAATCGTACATCTGAGGAGTCTGAACCATGAAGCGTCAGAGCTAGCAAACTACTTCCAGAGCAG TGATTTCCTAGTCCCAGATTACCTGAATCAGGTACAGGAGGAGGCGTTGGGGCAGTATGAGTTAGGAGACCACCATTTCGAAAGCAACCCTTCTATCCAAATGCCAGTCATATCCCAGGTGTCGTCCACACAGAACTGTGAAAGCACTTTCCCCCTGGCGAGCCTGGGTGGACTGGGAGataaggaggaggaggaggaggaggatgaggaggaggagctaccTGAAGAGCCAAAGGCTATTGAGGAAACAGAAAAGGACCCTCAAAAGAAAGAGCTGGCTTCTATTACAATCGAATAG
- the LOC117397201 gene encoding zinc finger and BTB domain-containing protein 44-like isoform X2, which yields MGVKTFTHSSPTHSQEMLGKLNMLRNEGHFCDVTIRVQDKVFMAHKVVLASCSEFFRTKLVGKLQEEDKCVLDLNHVTVSGFTPLLEYAYTSTLTLNTENIIDVLAAASYMQMFTVASTCSEFMKSSILWNSANNTQQEKPQESAPENSTNCTFTPQDGSVSPVSSECSVIERTIPVCRESRRKRKSYIMMSPESPLKCSMQNTSPQIQNATTSFTETQSHPMDSSLAFPWTFPFGIDRRFQSEKPKQAESPRSLEQAGPSDVTRRLDDYLSCEGTKAISPLVAEEDVHVKVERLSDEEVPEEVSQPVSASQSSLSDQQTVPGSEQVHEDLLISPQSSSIGSVDEGVSEGLPSLQSTSNAGGHGDDDERLESVQYPYHLYITPSTRPSTNGPDRPFQCPTCGVRFTRIQNLKQHMLIHSGIKPFQCDRCGKKFTRAYSLKMHRLKHEVIS from the exons ATGGGTGTCAAAACATTTACCCATAGTTCTCCCACCCACAGCCAGGAGATGCTGGGCAAGCTGAACATGCTGCGGAATGAGGGgcatttctgtgacgtcaccatcCGTGTCCAAGACAAAGTCTTCATGGCACACAAGGTCGTCCTGGCGTCCTGCAGTGAATTCTTCCGCACCAAACTCGTGGGCAAACTACAAGAGGAGGATAAATGCGTCCTGGACTTGAATCATGTGACAGTGAGTGGCTTCACGCCACTACTGGAGTACGCCTACACGTCTACCCTCACTTTAAACACAGAGAACATCATTGATGTTCTGGCAGCTGCCAGCTACATGCAGATGTTTACTGTAGCCAGTACCTGTTCAGAGTTCATGAAATCAAGTATCCTTTGGAACAGTGCGAACaacacacagcaggagaagcCACAGGAGTCTGCCCCGGAGAACTCCACAAACTGCACCTTCACTCCCCAGGATGGCAGCGTGTCCCCAGTCTCCTCTGAGTGCAGCGTTATAGAGAGAACCATACCCGTATGCCGGGAGTCTCGCAGAAAACGCAAAAGCTACATCATGATGTCGCCCGAGAGCCCCCTTAAATGCAGTATGCAAAACACTTCCCCTCAGATTCAAAACGCTACAACCTCCTTCACAGAGACGCAGTCCCATCCTATGGACTCATCGTTGGCTTTTCCTTGGACTTTCCCCTTTGGGATTGATAGGAGGTTCCAGTCAGAGAAACCCAAGCAGGCTGAGAGCCCCAGGAGCTTGGAACAGGCTGGTCCATCAGATGTGACCAGAAGGCTGGATGACTATCTGAGCTGTGAGGGCACAAAAGCCATTTCCCCACTGGTGGCCGAGGAGGACGTCCATGTGAAGGTTGAGAGACTAAGTGATGAAGAAGTGCCCGAGGAAGTCTCTCAGCCAGTCAGTGCTTCACAGAGTTCGCTGAGCGATCAGCAGACTGTGCCAGGAAGTGAGCAAGTCCATGAAGATCTTTTAATTAGCCCACAGTCTTCCTCGATTG GTTCAGTCGATGAAGGAGTCTCAGAGGGGTTACCGTCACTTCAGAGTACTTCAAATGCTGGAGGCCATGGAGATGATGATGAAAG GCTCGAAAGTGTACAGTATCCCTATCACCTGTATATAACCCCATCTACGAGACCTAGCACAAATGGCCCTGACAGACCTTTTCAGTGCCCTACGTGTGGAGTCAGGTTTACACGCATCCAGAACTTGAAACAACACATGCTTATCCACTCTG GCATTAAACCTTTCCAGTGTGATCGCTGTGGGAAAAAGTTCACTCGGGCATACTCCTTAAAGATGCATCGCCTGAAGCACGAAG TGATTTCCTAG